A stretch of DNA from Nitratireductor thuwali:
ACCAGAATGACGTAGATCAGCACCTTACTGTGGGATCGGCTCATCGATCACTGCCGTCAGGCTCGCCCGCAATCCGGAGGCGTAGTCGAATATCCCGAAGAGTATATCATCCACACGCCATTCGCCGGCGTGCCGGGAAAGGACAAGCCGGTCCGTCCACCCCTGCGTGGAGTCATAAAAGAACTGGTAATGAACCTCGACCTCGGGCTTCTCGGCGGTGCCGGTAATCGCACCAGCCGTACAATCCGACGCGGTGTCCCCGGCCGTCCACGGGATGCCGTCGCCGAGCGGCGGTTTCCCGTCAGTGGCGGCCTGAGACGCAGCGCTGTATTCGATGGCCTGTTGAACCAGCTCGGCCAGTTCCGGCGTCACGAGCGGGCCGAACACGGCGAGGTCGTCCGGGGGCCATGCACCGTCGGAAGCGTTCGCATCATAATCAGCGACTGCCGGGATGAGCGTTGTGCAAAACCGTTGCACGAATGCGGCAGCCTCGTCCTGCGAGAGCGTGGGCGAGGCAGCGCTCAGGGTTGTGTTGATGAATAAAATGGCTGCGGAGGCGGCAATCGGCATGATCATTTCTCCCTATTCAGGTTCGCTACGTGCCCCCATCCCACCCACCAACATTTTCATGCTGGGGCTCTACGGGCAATGCGTCGCTGCCAGCTCAATGCCGGTTCAATGAGCGATCCAAAGCCAGACCTTGGCCGCGCAGGCGCCCTAATTGACGGCCGGCGCGGTGCCGTCCTTTTGCAGCCTCGAATCCGGGCCGGCCGCTCCCGAAGGTTGCAAGCGCCTAATGGCGGGATCAAATTTGGAATGACGTAGCTTCGCCGATGGGACAGAGTGTTCGCCACGGCCCCAAAAGACCTGGCTGAGTAGATGTCCCAGAGGATGTCGTTGCCAATAAGCAATTCGCCTCATTTTCAAGAACCTGAGCGTTGCCATCAAATACAACTTCTGGTAAACGTAACGCAGGGGGCCGGATGGGGTTCCGGGCAGCTCTAGGGTAACCGGACTGCCCCGTGCGGTGAGGGGAGGTCAATTGTTGGACAACGGCATTGACTTCGCTGCTGAAAATATTCCCGGACGCGCGGGCGTCAACGATTGAAATCGAAAGCGGGGCGGTGGCGCTGCGTCCCCCGACATCGGATGACTATCGTATTACAGTGAGTCCGACAGCTGCGATGGCTGTCGTTAGGCCCGAGAAATCCCGAAATTCAACGGCAGGGCGGACGATCGAGCTCTTTCCTCCGGGAACCAAGAGCGACGAGTCTTATGCAAGAGTGCAAGAAGGCGTGATCATCGCGCTCCACGAGCGCTGGCTGCAGGCGCAGGCTGAAATCGAGTTTGGTGGACAGATCGAATGGCCATCTCGTCCAGTTATGATTGATGATGAGAACGCAAAGCGTTTCGCAAGCATGATCCAGGAGGAGTTCCGATCGAACGGACGATTGAACTCCATATATGTAAATTCTCTTGTTTCAGTGTTTGGAACTATCGCTATTAGGCAAATTTACCTGCAAGGTCTGGAAACGCAATCCGGCCTCAAAGGTGGGCTCTCATTCCGCAACTTGCGACTCGTCAACGAATTCGTCGCCGAGAATATATCCGAGACAGTGACAGTAGAGCACCTGGCGAAGCTGGTGAATTTATCACAAAGCCACTTTATGCGCGCCTTCCGTGAGACGACTGGTCAATCACCGCATCAGTACATCATCTCCCAACGTGTTTCTTATGCGGAAGATCTGGTCGTGAAGACGGATTTGCCGCTTGCCGAAATAGCCAGGCTGGCAGGCTTCCACAGCCACAGTCATATGACGGCCACCATGAGGCGGCTGCGCGGCATAACACCCACTGCCTTGCGTCGAGAGCATTTGCGGTGATCTGCACGCCCTGCCAGCCGCAGGTAGCCAACCTCCGATGAGCAGACTGTCATCCCGGCCAAGCGCAACCGCAAGGACCGACCTGCGCCGTATGGCGCCGTAAATACAAGTGGCGCAACCTGATCGAGCGCCATCGCGGCAGCCAAGCCGCAGGAAGCAACCCTGTCGTCTCTGA
This window harbors:
- a CDS encoding AraC family transcriptional regulator, coding for MTSLLKIFPDARASTIEIESGAVALRPPTSDDYRITVSPTAAMAVVRPEKSRNSTAGRTIELFPPGTKSDESYARVQEGVIIALHERWLQAQAEIEFGGQIEWPSRPVMIDDENAKRFASMIQEEFRSNGRLNSIYVNSLVSVFGTIAIRQIYLQGLETQSGLKGGLSFRNLRLVNEFVAENISETVTVEHLAKLVNLSQSHFMRAFRETTGQSPHQYIISQRVSYAEDLVVKTDLPLAEIARLAGFHSHSHMTATMRRLRGITPTALRREHLR